The following are encoded together in the Arthrobacter sp. Y-9 genome:
- a CDS encoding YciI family protein, with protein MRYTLLLHYPEMSPEELGPEVLAQGQEAMRSYAATLQQAGVLLAAEVLQPSHASTTVTVRDGQLHVQDGPFADTKEQLGGYFVLNVPDLDAALDWARQAPGAQWGSVEIRPGATHTVDGVWVPNS; from the coding sequence ATGCGATACACCCTGTTGCTGCATTACCCGGAGATGAGCCCTGAGGAACTCGGCCCGGAGGTCCTGGCCCAAGGTCAGGAGGCGATGCGTTCCTACGCCGCGACTCTTCAGCAGGCCGGAGTGCTCCTCGCGGCGGAGGTCCTGCAGCCTTCCCATGCGAGCACCACCGTGACCGTCCGGGACGGACAACTGCATGTCCAGGACGGGCCCTTCGCCGACACGAAGGAACAGCTCGGCGGGTACTTCGTCCTCAACGTGCCGGATCTGGATGCCGCCCTCGACTGGGCCCGCCAAGCGCCGGGAGCCCAGTGGGGCAGCGTCGAGATCCGTCCGGGAGCCACGCACACCGTGGACGGCGTGTGGGTGCCGAACAGCTGA
- a CDS encoding dipeptide epimerase: MKITSASISLLEVPLKEPFVVSYDTYATMPSIVLTLETDDGLVGFGESVPEAHVTGETPGGAVEALRSLLLPAVLGLDPRDITAIHQRMDAALKGNGSAKAAVDIACWDLAGKAAGRPVYALLGGRKPENPTIARVMSILSPDTLATQAVEARTEGFRHLKMKLGGRDGLDVERVRAVRAAIGHDLAIRVDANQGWGDPATAIAMIRELEPFGIDWVEQPIRADDVDGFEQIRAQVGVRLMADEAVVSQADLARFVKARSVDMVNLKLQKSGGITPCHRLATQAELAGFSVQVGSMLETSIASAAGYHLALAHPAIVSTELSGPVKFTREPGNLEFRIPEVLVSERPGLGVDVDPDVLEELTVDRWEVPA, from the coding sequence ATGAAGATCACGTCAGCATCCATCTCCCTGCTCGAGGTTCCGCTGAAGGAGCCGTTCGTGGTCTCGTACGACACGTACGCGACCATGCCCAGCATCGTGCTGACCTTGGAGACCGACGACGGCCTGGTGGGCTTCGGCGAAAGCGTGCCGGAAGCGCACGTCACAGGTGAGACCCCTGGGGGTGCGGTGGAGGCTCTGCGGAGTCTGCTGCTGCCGGCCGTCCTCGGTCTCGATCCACGGGACATCACGGCGATCCATCAACGGATGGACGCGGCACTGAAAGGCAATGGCTCCGCCAAGGCCGCCGTCGACATCGCCTGCTGGGATCTCGCGGGAAAGGCCGCGGGGCGCCCGGTCTACGCCCTGCTCGGGGGACGGAAGCCGGAGAACCCGACGATCGCGCGCGTCATGAGCATCCTCTCCCCCGACACCCTGGCCACCCAGGCCGTGGAGGCCCGGACCGAAGGATTCCGGCACCTGAAGATGAAGCTGGGCGGCCGCGACGGGCTCGACGTCGAGCGGGTCCGGGCCGTGCGCGCCGCGATCGGGCACGACCTCGCGATCCGCGTGGATGCCAACCAGGGCTGGGGTGACCCCGCCACGGCGATCGCGATGATCCGGGAGCTCGAACCGTTCGGCATCGATTGGGTGGAACAGCCGATCCGGGCGGACGATGTGGACGGATTCGAGCAGATCCGCGCCCAGGTGGGGGTCCGTCTGATGGCGGATGAGGCGGTCGTGTCGCAGGCCGACCTGGCCCGTTTCGTCAAGGCCCGCAGCGTGGACATGGTGAATCTGAAACTGCAGAAGAGCGGCGGCATCACCCCGTGCCATCGGCTGGCCACCCAGGCCGAACTGGCGGGCTTCTCGGTCCAGGTGGGTTCGATGCTGGAGACCAGCATCGCTTCGGCGGCCGGATACCACCTGGCGCTGGCTCACCCGGCGATCGTGTCCACGGAGCTGTCCGGCCCGGTCAAGTTCACCCGCGAGCCGGGCAACCTCGAGTTCCGGATCCCGGAGGTCCTGGTGTCCGAGCGGCCCGGCCTCGGCGTGGACGTCGATCCGGACGTGCTGGAAGAACTGACCGTGGACCGCTGGGAGGTCCCGGCCTGA
- a CDS encoding GNAT family N-acetyltransferase gives MSPLRHPHPLTEQAQRAAQTAADAAGVTLRDEHDLERHREIEALLVSVWGMSPQGAPIPFDVLRGISHAGCNISTAYLPDGRVCGAAVALVTPDHGSYSLIAGVAPGIGDKGVGFALKQHQRAWCLERGIETMSWTFDPLVSRNARFNLAKLGAHVTEYARNFYGIMDDEINAQDESDRLVAVWPLASEDSVACSEGRPRDVELPPAEDSTVLATGPDGEAHLLRSGDTLWARAPRDIVALRTQNPDLAAAWRRELREVFESAFAADRTADGVTRDGWYRLSPALASEASMLKNPENAR, from the coding sequence ATGTCACCACTTCGCCACCCCCACCCGTTGACGGAACAGGCCCAGAGAGCGGCTCAGACCGCCGCCGACGCCGCCGGCGTGACCCTCCGTGATGAGCACGACCTCGAACGCCATCGTGAGATCGAGGCGCTCCTGGTGTCGGTCTGGGGCATGTCCCCACAAGGCGCTCCCATCCCCTTCGACGTGCTGCGCGGCATCTCGCACGCGGGCTGCAACATCTCCACCGCCTATCTGCCGGACGGGAGGGTCTGCGGCGCAGCGGTCGCCCTCGTCACTCCTGACCACGGCAGCTACTCGCTGATCGCCGGAGTGGCTCCGGGCATCGGCGACAAAGGGGTGGGCTTCGCCCTCAAGCAGCACCAGCGGGCCTGGTGCCTGGAGCGGGGCATCGAGACGATGAGCTGGACGTTCGACCCGCTCGTGAGCCGCAACGCCCGTTTCAACCTGGCCAAACTCGGCGCGCACGTCACCGAGTACGCCCGGAACTTCTACGGGATCATGGACGACGAGATCAACGCCCAGGACGAAAGTGACCGCCTGGTGGCCGTGTGGCCGCTCGCGAGCGAGGATTCCGTCGCGTGCAGCGAAGGCCGGCCCCGCGACGTCGAGCTTCCGCCGGCTGAGGACTCGACGGTTCTCGCCACGGGCCCGGACGGCGAGGCGCACCTCCTGCGGTCCGGCGACACTCTGTGGGCGCGAGCGCCCAGGGACATCGTGGCCCTGCGCACGCAGAACCCGGACCTTGCCGCAGCCTGGCGACGCGAACTGCGGGAGGTCTTCGAATCCGCGTTCGCGGCGGACCGGACCGCCGACGGCGTGACGCGCGACGGCTGGTACCGGCTCTCCCCTGCCCTGGCCTCCGAGGCCTCAATGCTCAAGAATCCGGAGAACGCCCGATGA
- a CDS encoding helix-turn-helix domain-containing protein yields the protein MEPIDRRTASRSGRERSVRELASVLDSSGLAVTSLGPDRPLVLASPVILDPLEPSQSVPGGLLLGVGVAADSAGPALREAARAGYAAVVLKETANSEGRPEAIARLSAEADVAGIAVLVVEGELSWRQLDTLLESALGAVAEAGDAPTALGAGDLFALANAIAAMVGGATTIENLQEEVLAYSTLPDQPIDLDRQQGILGRQVPHLPENAAQYAAVFRARGAVRIPGTGEALGRLAVAVRAGNEPLGSVWVVDPGGDLPDEAATALERGADLAALHLLRARSGRDLARLRRAEGLRRLIHGDDDAALVARRLNLGLRPPFAVLAFEAGLPAGAEAVTLTRLTDLVSTLVESQRRGTWCVEEGGVVYAVLGEVSAKDGQLIRTLARRVRDRASRALGVTLRAALGASVDSAAAIVASRHSADQALLLLDPEGEEGFVRAADLHSRLSLLEIGAFLQTKERLVAPAAQEMASYDTSNGSEYAKTLLAYLESGRDSALTAAALSLHQNTLRYRLKRIRDLFDVDLSHADDVLLLWISLRAMQTG from the coding sequence ATGGAGCCGATCGATCGCCGCACCGCTTCGCGTTCCGGTCGGGAACGGTCCGTCCGGGAACTGGCCTCGGTGCTCGACTCGTCCGGCCTGGCCGTCACCTCCTTGGGGCCGGACCGGCCGCTCGTCCTGGCCAGTCCGGTCATCCTGGACCCCTTGGAACCATCACAGTCCGTGCCCGGCGGACTGCTGCTGGGTGTCGGTGTCGCGGCGGACAGTGCCGGCCCGGCACTGCGGGAGGCGGCGCGCGCGGGCTATGCCGCCGTCGTGCTCAAAGAGACGGCGAACTCGGAGGGCCGCCCCGAGGCGATCGCACGCCTGAGCGCTGAGGCGGATGTGGCGGGCATCGCGGTGCTCGTCGTGGAAGGGGAGCTGTCCTGGCGGCAGCTCGACACGCTCCTGGAGTCCGCGCTGGGTGCGGTCGCCGAAGCGGGGGACGCGCCCACGGCTCTCGGCGCCGGAGATCTGTTCGCACTCGCCAATGCCATCGCGGCGATGGTGGGCGGGGCAACCACGATCGAGAACCTCCAGGAGGAGGTCCTCGCCTACTCCACCTTGCCGGATCAGCCCATCGACCTGGACCGTCAACAGGGGATCCTGGGCCGTCAGGTCCCGCACCTTCCGGAGAACGCCGCCCAGTACGCCGCGGTGTTCCGGGCCCGCGGCGCCGTGCGGATTCCCGGCACGGGTGAGGCGCTGGGCCGTCTGGCGGTCGCGGTCCGCGCCGGGAACGAACCGCTCGGCTCGGTGTGGGTGGTCGACCCGGGCGGCGACCTTCCCGACGAAGCAGCGACGGCGCTCGAACGTGGCGCGGACCTCGCGGCACTCCATCTGCTCCGCGCCCGCAGCGGACGCGACCTGGCCCGTCTGCGCCGCGCGGAAGGCCTGCGCCGGCTGATCCACGGCGACGACGACGCCGCGCTCGTGGCGCGCCGCCTGAACCTCGGGCTGCGGCCCCCGTTCGCCGTGCTCGCCTTCGAGGCCGGCCTTCCCGCAGGTGCCGAGGCGGTGACGCTGACCCGCCTGACGGACCTGGTGAGCACCTTGGTCGAGTCTCAGCGCCGGGGGACCTGGTGCGTGGAGGAGGGCGGGGTCGTGTACGCCGTGCTCGGCGAGGTGAGCGCGAAGGACGGGCAGCTGATCCGGACCCTCGCGCGCCGTGTGAGGGACCGTGCGTCGAGGGCGCTCGGCGTGACGCTCCGAGCGGCCCTGGGCGCGTCGGTGGATTCGGCCGCGGCCATCGTCGCGTCACGGCATTCCGCCGACCAGGCGCTGCTGCTCCTGGATCCGGAGGGGGAAGAGGGCTTCGTCCGGGCAGCCGATCTGCACAGTCGGTTGAGCCTCCTCGAGATCGGCGCGTTCCTCCAGACGAAGGAGCGGCTCGTCGCTCCGGCGGCTCAGGAGATGGCGTCCTATGACACCAGCAACGGCAGCGAATACGCCAAGACACTCCTCGCGTATCTCGAGTCGGGCCGTGATTCGGCGCTCACGGCGGCGGCGCTTTCGCTCCACCAGAACACGCTCCGGTACCGGCTGAAGCGGATCCGGGACCTCTTCGACGTGGATCTGAGCCATGCGGACGACGTCCTGCTGCTCTGGATCAGTCTCAGGGCGATGCAGACGGGGTGA
- a CDS encoding cold-shock protein, whose amino-acid sequence MATGTVKWFNAEKGFGFISPDDGSQDVFAHFSAINSSGYRSLEENQKVSFEVQQGPKGPQAADIQPL is encoded by the coding sequence ATGGCTACAGGTACAGTGAAGTGGTTCAACGCGGAAAAGGGCTTCGGCTTCATTTCCCCCGATGACGGCAGCCAGGACGTGTTCGCGCACTTCTCCGCGATCAACTCCTCGGGCTACCGCTCCCTCGAAGAGAACCAGAAGGTCTCCTTCGAGGTTCAGCAGGGCCCCAAGGGCCCGCAGGCTGCAGACATTCAGCCTCTCTGA